AGACTTCTGCGGCATTTGCTTATCGCTTATTGTTTATCGCCTATTGGTTCCTTGCGTCCCTACACATCGACGACCACCGTCACCTCGAATCCGTCTTTCTCTTCAGTAATCCGCAGATCGTGGAACGTCACCGCCTTGATGGGATTGGCGTCGGACGCTTCCCGTGTTCGGCCCTCCACGCGCGCCCGCAAGCTGGTTTCGGAAATCTCCGTGATCTCAAAGCGATTGTACGCTTCGCCCTTGGTCTCCTGCAGGTAGAGCAACTCGTTCAGCCAGTTGACCAGCAGCGTCTCCCGATCCACGCCCTCGACGGAAACTTCGCGCATGACGGACGGCTCGAACTGCGGCGCCGCCCCTCGCGGCCAGCACACTGCGCGTGCCGCGTTCAGGAACAACTCGGCGAGCGTCCGGCCCCGTATGCGGAACGCCCAGTCCGCGGTGTGCTCGATTTCCTCGAAATGCTCCATCGTTAGGAAGGAGCCTAGTCCGCCGTCTCAGGCACCGCGTGCGCGTGGGCCCGCCGCAACGGCAACAGCGCCCTCACGATGACGTACAGAACGGGGATGATAAAGAGGTTGAGGAAGGTGGAAACGATCATCCCGCCCGCCACCGTGGTTCCCACCGAATGCCGTCCCGCCGAGCCCGCGCCGGAAGCAAACACCAGAGGCATCACTCCCATGATGGTCGCCACCGACGTCATCAGGATGGGTCGCAGGCGCAGCCGCGCCGCCGCTGCCGCCGCTTCCAGCAGCGGCAGTCCGCGCCCCTGCAACTGCTCGGCGAACTCCACGATCAGGATGGCGTTCTTGCTGGCTAACCCGATCAGCATCACCAGTCCCACCTGGCAGTAGACATCGTTCTGCAATCCGCGCAGCCACTGCGCGCCCAGCGCTCCCAGGATCGCCATCGGCACCGAGAGCAGGATGATGAACGGCAGCACGAAGCTCTCGTATTGCGCCGAAAGCGTCAGGTAGACCACCAGCAGTCCCAGCGCGAACAGCAACAACGACTGCCCTCCGGATTCGATCTCCTCCAGCGCCAGCCCGGTCCACTCGTAGGAATACCCCGCAGGGAGCGACTCGCGCGCCACGTCCTCCATGGCTGCAATCGCCTGCCCGGAACTGTATCCCGGCGCCGCACTGCCATTGATCTCCGCCGTGCGGAACAGGTTGTAATGGCTCACGATGCTGGCCGTCGTGGTCTCCTTCACCCGGACCAGGCTGTCGAGCGGCACCATCTCGCCCGTCTCCGCCCGGGCATAGAACTGCTTCAGGTCGCGTGGCTGCGAGCGGAATTGCCGGTCTGCCTGCACGTACACGCGGTACGACCGGTTGTTGAAGTCGAAGTCGTTCACGTATCGCGAGCCCATGTAGACCTGTAGCGCCGACGTGATCTCCGTGAACGGCACGCCCAGGCTCTTGGCCTTCTCCCGGTCGATCTCCACCAGGAACTGCGGGTCGCGCGCGCTGAATGTAGTGAACAGACCTTGCAATTCCGGCCGTGTGCCGGCCTTGCGGATCAGCCCCCGCAGCGCGTTCTCCATGTCTTCCATGGAGCCCGCCGCAGTCTGCTGCAACTGGAACTGGAATCCGCCATAGGCGCCCAGTCCCTCGATGGCAGGCGGCGGGAACGGCACCACGCTCGCCTCCCGGATCCCGGCCAGCGGCCCGCGCACCGCGTTCACCACTTCCGCCAGAGAATGTCCTTCGCCCTTGCGTTCTTCGATGTCCTTCATGTTCATGAAGATCATCGCCCGGTTGGGCGCCGCTCCGCCGAAGCTCCAGCCCGGCACCGAGAACACGCCCGTCACGTCGGGGTTTTGCAACAGGATCTTGCCGGCCTGGTTGGCGACCGCGGTCGTGTACTCCAGCGACGCCCCTTCCGGCGCCTGCACCAGCACCATGAACCAGCCCTGGTCCTCGTCCGGCACGAAGCTGGTCGGCACCACCTGGTACACGCCATAGGCCGCCGTCAGCCCGATCAGAAATACCACCACCACCGGCAGACGCCTCCGCTCCAGCACCGGGATTAGATTGCTGTAGGCCTCGGTGGCTCGCGCCAGCCCCTGGTTGAAGCTGTTCAGCAGCGGATTCCTAGTTCCGTGGTAGCGACGCAGCAGCAGCGCCGCCAGCGCCGGCGAAAGCGTGAGTGCGTTGAACGCCGAGAGCGCGATGGAGAAGGCAATGGTCAGCGCAAACTGCTGGTAGAGCCGTCCCGTGGTGCCGGGAAAGAACCCCACCGGCACGAACACTGCGACCAGGACCAGCGAGGTCGCGATCACCGCTCCCGTCACCTCGCTCATCGCCACCTGCGTGGCGCGCCGGGCATCCGCCATGCCCTCCTGGATGTGCCGCTCCACGTTCTCGATCACCACGATGGCGTCGTCCACCACCAGCCCCGTCGCCAGCGTGATGCCGAACAGCGTCAGCGTGTTGATGGAGAACCCGAACAGCTTGGCGAAGGCGAACGTCCCGATCAGCGACACCGGGATGGTCACGGCCGGAATCAGGGTGCTCCGCCACGTCTGCAGGAAAAGGAAGATGACCAGGATGACGATCACGATGGCTTCCGCCAGCGTCTTCAGCACCTCGCGGATCGACTGTCCCACCGCGGCCGTGGTATCGAACGCGATCTGGTACTTCAGCCCTGGTGGGAACTGCTTAGCCAGGCGGTCCAGCTCCTGCCGCACTCCCGCCGCCACTTCCAGCGCGTTGGCGTTGGAGAGCTGCATCACGCCCAACCCCAGCGCCGGATACCCGTTGTAGAAAAGGTTGGAGTCGTAGCTCTCGGCGCCCAGTTCGGCCCGGCCGACGTCGCGCAACTGCACCAGCGAGCCGTCCTCCCCCCGCTTGAGCACGATGTTTTCGAACTCGCTCGGCTCGGTCAGCCGTCCGACCGCGCGCACGCTGATCTGGAACTGCTGTCCAGCGATTGTCGGCGACTGTCCCACCTGCCCGGCCGCCACCTGCACGTTCTGTTCCCGCAGCGCCGCCACCACGTCGCCCGCGGTCAGTTTGCGCTTGGCCAGCCGCAGCGGGTCCAGCCACAGGCGCATGGCGTACTTGCGCTCCCCGAAGATCATCACGTCGCCCACGCCCTTCACGCGTTTCAGCGGGTCGCGGACGTACACGTCCAGGTAGTTGCTGATGAACTGGCTGTCGTAGCGCCCGTCTTCGGAATACACCCCGACGGCCAGCACGAACGACCCGGAGTTCTTGAAGATGCCGATGCCGGTCGTCTGGACCTCGGCCGGCAGGCGTCCGAGCACGGTGGAGGCGCGGTTCTGCACGTCCACCGCGGCGATATCCAGATTCCGGTCGAGTGCGAACGTGGCCGTCACCGAGCTCGAGCCGTCGTTGCCGCTCGTCGAGCTCATGTACCGCATGCCCTCGGAGCCGTTAATGGCCTGCTCCAGCAGCGTGGTGACGCTGGTCTCCACCGCCTGGGCGTTTGCCCCCGTGTAGTTTGCAAACACACTCACCTGCGGCGGCGCCAGCACCGGATACTGCGCCACCGGCAACCTGGGAATGGCGGTCGCGCCCGCCAGAATGATCAGCAGCGAGCACACCGTCGCAAACACCGGCCGCCGTATGAAGAAATTGACGAACATACCTGTTTTTGTCTAATCAATCCCCTTTTGCCCGCTGATCTCACAAGATCCAGCGTGCGTCCCCGGCCGCCTAGACGTACGGGATGGCCACCAGTCTCCAAGCGGAACCCTCACGTCGAAAATGGAACTCCAGAGTCTCCGCATCTGAACAGTCGGAATTGATCGCTCGTGCTGTCATCCGGACCTGCCGGCCACCCTCGTAATCATAGGCCACCGTTTCCACTAGCACCTGGTTGGGGTTCGAGAGGATCTCCCGGTAGGAGCACACCTTGCTTGGTCCATGATCGGCTCCTACAGCCCGTGCTACCTCGTGTCTTAGACACTCGGAATTGAATAACAGACAGAAGGTTCCGCGTCTCTGCGCAAATTCCTGGGCAAGCTCACGCCGGCTCGACGCTGGTGAATCGACACCAACGTAGACGCCCCTCTTGGACACATAGGCAAGGAAATCTCGAGGCTTACCCTCCCTAATCACGAAGAGGAACTTTTCCTCCAACTTCTTCAGGTCGGGATCTACTCGCTGTGCCGCCGGTGCTTGGGACGGAGACGGGGAGGCCACTCTCATGTCTCGCCGCGGAGACCTACCGGCTGCAGTGCTTTCCGGGAAACGAGGTTCAGATGAATTCGTCGAACAGGCGAGCACCGCTAAGATCGCTAAGCTAGGGCCAAGCAGCCATGCAGCCTTGCCAGATAATCCGGTGGCCGCTTGTCCTCCTCGCATCATTCCCAAATTCTCTCCACTCGCCCACTGAATGCCCGATATGCCGTTTGTCCGCGACCCGAGCGCAGCGAGGGAGCGCAAGCCCCGTCAGGGGCGGGCCGAAAGTAGCCCAGGGCGAAGGGCATGCGGGAGCTTGCTCCCGCATGCGTGTGAGCCCTGGGTAGCGTGCCCCACGACCATTGCGTGGCCCTCGCTCCGACGAGTCCGCCAACGGCGGACGAGGAAGGCGCGAGGGCCCCGCACACGCGAACTACTCCGCCGTTACCGCCACTCCGTCCGCCAGCATCTGCACCCCGGTGACAATCACTTTCTCGCCCGGCTGGATCCCCTCCAGCACCACGTACCGGTTCCCGAAGATCTCTCCCAGCCGCACCGCCCTCTGCCGGGCCACGGTCTGCTTCCCGTCGCTCTCCGCCACAAACGCGAATGTCTGTCCGGTCACGCGCTGCACCGCGGTGATGGGAAGCAACACGCGCTCACCCTCGCTCCACACCACTCGCGCGCGCACCACCTCGTCATTGCGGAAGCGTCCCTGCGGATTGGGCACAGCCGCCTTGATCAGCAACAACTGCGTGACGTCTTCCACCCGCGGGGAGACGAACGTGGTCATGGTGCGGACCGATGCCTGCTCACCGGGCATTACGATCTCCACCGGCGTCCCAGGCTTCACGGCCGACGCTTTCTCCGCCGGGATCGAGATGTAGGCTTCGAGGTCGCCGCCCTCGTCGAGCGTCGTCAGCACCGTGTCGGTGTTGACGCGATCGCCCACGCGCACGGGAATGTCGCCGATCATGCCCGCCGCCGGCGCCGTGACCGTGTAGTAGCGCAACTGCACTTTCTGCTCGCTCACGGACGCTTCCAGCGCATCCACCTCCGCCTTGGAGGCGTCATACGCCGTTTGCGCCTGGTCCAGTTCCTGTTGGCTGATCACTCCGGCGGCGAACAACTGTTTACGCCGTTCCAGTTCCTGCCGGTTGTACTCCAGCGCCGCCCGGCGGGCTCGCTGGTTTGCCTCCTGCGCCGTGAGTGTCGCTTCCTGCTTCCGCGGATCGATTTCCAGCAGCGGCGCTCCCGCTGCCACCCGGCTTCCGGAGTGCACGAAGATACGCGTGATCTGCCCCTCGACCTCCGGCTGGATCACCGCCGACCGCCGCGATTTCAGCGTCGCGATGTACTCGGTGAAATCCGGCACGCGCTCCCTCGTTGCCGTCTCCACCTTCACCGCCACCGCCTGCGGGCCGGTCTCCCCGCCTCCCTCCGCCTTCCGGCTGCATCCGACCGTTGCGCCCGCCAGTGCCAGCAGGACACACCACCACGCCGCGTTGGCTACGATCCGCCGCTGGGACCAGGAAAACCTCATGCCCGTTGCCTACGATTGCACCACGAATCCACCTGCGCGTCGAGCGCTCGCTGCCACAGGATGTTTAACTGCCTCCAAGAGATCCCTTTAATCCTCTGCTGCTTAGCACGTGCCTAGCCCGGCCGGGGTTTCGCGTCACCAATACTGGTGAGCGTGGTCACATTCCGCCTTCGGGGCCCTGTTGGAAGATGGATTTGGTGAAGTCAGGCCCGGTCGGCGATGAGGGTTGCATCGCATGGCCGTGCCTCCCGCGTGGACACAGCATGGAGGCCCACGATGGGCAAAGCCATCCTCTATGACGCCACCCTGTGCATCGGGTGCCGGGCTTGCGAGCAGGCCTGCGCCGAGCACAACCGGCTCCCCTACAACGAGGCCATCGCCACCGAGGAGATCACCTCGGAGCACAAGTTCACGTCCATCCTGACCCGCGGCGAGAACTACATGCGGCGGATGTGCATGCACTGCCAGGATCCGACCTGCGCTTCGGTGTGTCCGGTCGGCGCCCTGCGCAAGACGGAACTCGGCCCCGTCACCTACGACGAGAGCCGTTGTATCGGCTGCCGTTACTGCATGGTCGCTTGCCCCTTCAGCGTCCCCAAGTACGAGTGGAGCAAGGTGCTCCCGGGCGTGCGCAAGTGCACCATGTGCGCCGACCGCGTGGCCGCCGGGCTGCCTACCGCCTGCACTGAGGCGTGTCCCACCGGCGCCACCAAGTTCGGAGACCGCGACCAACTCATCGCGGAGGCCCGCCAGCGCCTGGCCGACAATCCCGCCCAGTACGTCGATCACATCTTCGGGTTGAGCGAGGTAGGCGGGACCTCCGTGCTCATGCTCGCCGGCGTCCCCTTCGAGCGCTTCGACATGCGCAGCGACTTCATCCAGGAACCGCTGCCGATGCTCACTTACCGCGTGCTCTCCCGCATCCCGGACCTGGTGACCGTGGGCAGTGTGTTGCTGGGTGGCGTCTGGTGGATCACCCACCGCCGGGCCGAAGTCGCGGCCGCTGAAGGCGGCGACGCCAGGTCCGATGGAAAGAAGGAGAAGAATCCATGACCAGCAAGCTGCCGCGCTTCACCTTCTGGCGGGGTGTCTTCCTCTTCGTGATGCTGGCTGGAATGTACGCTGCCTGGGTCCGCTTCACGCAAGGCCTGGGAGCTTCCACCAACTTGAGCGACCGGTTCCCCTGGGGCATTTGGATCGGCTTCGACGTCCTGTGCGGAGTCATGCTGGCCGCCGGGGGCTTCACCCTCATGGCCGCCGTGCACATCTTGAACGTCGAGCGCTTCCAGCCTATCGTGCGGCCCACGCTGCTGACTGCGTTCCTCGGCTACGTCCTGGTCGTGGTGGCGCTGTTGTTCGACCTCGGACGCCCTTACCGCATCTGGCATCCGCTGGTGATGTGGAACCCGCGCTCCGTCATGTTCGAGGTGGCCTGGTGCGTCATGCTCTATACCACCGTGCTCAGCCTGGAGTTTGCGCCGGTGGTCTTCGAGCGCCTGCGCCTGGAGCGCCCTATGCGCATCCTGCGCGCCATCTCCATCCCGCTGGTGATTGCCGGCGTCATCCTCTCCACCCTGCATCAGTCTTCGCTGGGCAGCTTGTACCTCATCGTTCCGGAGAAGCTGCATCCGTTCTGGTACACGCCGCTGTTGCCGGTGTTCTTCTTCATTTCCGCCATCGCCGTCGGCCTGGCTATGACCATTTTCGAGTCCTCGCTGAGCTCCAAGCACTTCCGCCGCCAGCTCGAGTTGCCGCTGCTGCAGGAACTGGGGCGCATCCTCACCGTCGTTCTGGGCGTCTACCTGGTGCTGCGTTTGCAGGATCTGTATCACCGCGGCGCATTGCGCAAGGTCTTGGAACCGGGCTACGAAACCTGGCTCTTCCTGCTGGAAATGGCCTTGGCGCTCGTCGTCCCGCTCATCCTGCTGCTGAGCCGGCGCCTGCGGGAGAGTCGCGGCGGACTGTATCTGGCAGCCGTCCTGGTCGTGCTGGGCTTCATCACCAACCGCCTGAACGTGAGCATCACCGGGATGGAAGCCGCGGCCGGCGTGCGCTACCTCCCCAAGTGGACGGAAGTCGCCGTCACCGGCGCCATCATCGCCGCCGGCTTCTTCATCTTCGCCCTGGCCGCCCGGTATTTGGCCATCTTCCCGGAGGAGCGGGTGCCGCTGGAGCGGCCGGTGCCGCAAGAGCTGACCCATGTCGCTGCTGACTGAGTCCTCGCGGCCTCCCGCCTGGAAGCGCCTGGGCCGCAGCCTGAGCGCCAAGCTCATCCTGCTGCTCCTGGCGGCCATGCTGGTTGTCTTCGGCGTGCTTGGCTACTTGAACATCCGGCTGCATCGCCGGCACCTCGAGCAGGCCACGTTGCTCTCCGCCGAGCGCGTCAGCGACGTGCTCAAACGCTCCACTTCCTACTACATGATGCGCAACGACCGCGAAGGCCTGTACCACATCATCGGGACCATCGCCCAGGAACCGGGCATGGAGCGCGTTCGCATCTTCAACAAGGAAGGCCGCATCAGCTTCTCGACCGACGTGAGCGAAGTCAACCAGTATGTGGACAAACGGGCCGAGGCCTGCTACGCCTGCCATACCCAGGCGCAGCCCCTCACCCGCCTCGACCGCCCCGATCGCTTCCGCATCTACCGCGCCGCCGACCACCGCGTACTGGGCATTATCAATCCCATCGAGAATCAGCCGGCTTGTTCGAACGCCGCCTGCCACGCTCATCCTGCGGAGCAGAAGATCCTGGGCGTGCTGGACACCAACCTCTCCCTGGCCCGCGCCGATGCCAGTCTGGCGGAAGGCACCCGGCAGATGCTCCTTTATACCGTGTTCGCTGTGGCGGGCGTCCTGGTGCTGATCGGCCTGTTTGTGTGGGAGGTTGTGCACCGCCCGGTCAAGGTCCTGCGAGCGGGCACCGACCGGCTGGCCCGCGGCGACCTCGGCTACCAGATCGATATCCGCTCGCACGACGAATTGGGTGAACTGGCGTCGTCCTTCAACCGCATGAGCCGCGACCTGCGCGAAGCGCGCTCCGAACTCACCGCCTGGACCCGCACCCTGGAAGAACGCGTCCAGCAGAAGACCAGCGAGCTGAAGGCCGCCCATGAGCAGATGTTGCAGGCGGAGAAGTTGGCTTCGCTCGGCAAGCTCGCCGCGGTGGTCGCCCACGAGATCAACAACCCGCTCTCCGGCATCCTCACCTACGCCAGGCTGCTGCGCCGCTGGGCCGAACGCGGCGAGGACGGCGAAAGCAAGCGGGAGGAGATCCGCGCCTCCCTGGAACTGATCGAGTCCGAAAGCCGCCGCTGCGGCGACATCGTGCGCAACCTCCTCAGCTTTGCCCGCACCGGTCCCATGAACCTGGTCTGGGCCGACCTGAACACCATCGTGGATCGCTGCCTGCGCCTGGTGAAGCACCAGTTGGAGCTGAACTCTATCCAGCTTCACACTGACCTCGCTCCCGAACTGCCACGTGTGCCTTGTGACTCCGCGCAGGTCGAGCAGATGTTGCTGGCGCTGGTGATGAACGCCATCGACGCCATGCCCCGCGGCGGCAACCTCCGTTTGCGCACCCGCTTGCTGCCCGAGTCCGGCCAGGTCCAATTGCAGGTTGCGGACGACGGCCTCGGCATTCCGCCCGAACTGCTGCCGCGCATGTTCGAGCCCTTCGTCACCACTAAGGAAGAGCGGCACGGCGTGGGCCTCGGTCTGGCCATCAGCCGCAACATCGTGGAGCGCCACCAGGGCAGCATCCACGTCGAATCCGAGCCCGGCAAAGGAACGACCTTCACCGTCGTCCTGCCGCTGGGCGCGGAGAACCCGGCCGCCGCCTCCGCAGCGGCCGCCATCGTGAGGTGAAGCCGTGAATGACCGGAGCACTCTGCTGATCGTGGACGATGAACTGAGCGTGCGCGACTCGCTGGGCAAATGGTTCCGCGAGGAAGGCTACGAGATCGGCGCCGCCGAGAACGCCAGCCAGGCCCTGGCCCGCCTGGCCGAGCGCCGCTGGGACCTGGCGCTGGTCGATGTCAAGATGAGCGGCACCGATGGCATCGAGCTGCAGCGCCGCATGCGCGAGATCGACCCCGACATGCTGGTCATCATCATGACCGGGTACGCTTCCGTGGAGACCGCCGTCGCGGCGCTGAAGAGCGGCGCCTACGACTACGTCACCAAGCCGCTCGATCCCGATGAACTCGCTCATCTCGTCCGCAACGCTATCTCCCACCGCCGCGCCCAGCAGGAAGTCGGCCACCTCCGCGCGACCGTCACCGAAGCCTGCCGCCCGCCCGACCTGGTCGGCCAGAGCGCCGCCATGCGCCGCGTCCTCGACGCCATTGAAACCGTCGCCCCCACCGACGCCACCGTGCTCATCACCGGCGAAAGCGGCACCGGAAAGGAACTCGTCGCCCGCACCGTTCATGCCATGGGTCCGCGCCGTTTCCATCCCATGGTCGTGATCCACTGCGGCGCACTGACGGAAACCCTGCTGGAGAGCGAGCTTTTCGGCCACGAGAAGGGCGCCTTCACCGGAGCCCAGTACCGCAAGAAAGGCAAGTTCGAAGTGGCGGAAGGCGGCACTGTCTTTTTGGACGAGATCGGCGACATCTCGCTCAAGACCCAGACCGACCTCCTGCGCGTCCTGCAGGAGCGTGAGATTGTCCGCGTCGGCGGCACCCAGCCCATCCGGGTGGACTTCCGCTGTATCGCGGCCACCAACCGCTCGCTGGAAAAGTTGATTGAGGAGCGCGTCTTCCGCCCCGACCTCTATTACCGCCTCAACGTCTTCCGCATCGAGATTCCACCCCTGCGCGAGCGCCGTGAAGATATTCCGCTGCTCGTCGACCACTTCGTTCGCAAGTTCTCGCTCTCCATGAACAAGCGCATCCATCGCGTCGTTCCCGAAGCCATCGCGCTACTCGAGCAGCAGGAGTGGCCCGGCAACGTCCGCGAGCTGGAAAACGCCGTCGAGCGCGCCATGGTCGTGGCCCAGGAGCCCGAACTCCGCGTGCAGGACTTCCTCCTCAAGCCGGCCCCCGGCCTCAATGAGCCCCGCACGCTGGAGGACGCCGAGCGCATCCACATCCTGCGCGTGCTCGAACAGTGCGGCTGGAACCAGACCCGCGCTGCCGATGTGCTGGGCATCGATCGCGTCACTCTGCACAACAAGCTCAAGAAGTACGGCTGGACCCGGCCTGCGGCCGTCAACCAATGAACTTTCTCCATCTGCTGCCGGTGGGCAACGTCGAGGCCGCTTGGCTCGAGGGCCTCCGTCCTGCCCTCGCCCAAGCCTTCGGCGTGCCCTGCCGGCTGCTCCCCGGCGCCCTGGATCCCGCCTTCGCCTTCCAGCCCAACCGGCAGCAGTACCACTCCACGGAGATTCTTGACCGCCTGCGTGCTCGCCTCCAGCCGGACACCTGGCGGCTCTTGGGCGTCACCTCCGCCGACCTCTGCATCCCCATCCTGACGTTCGTTTTCGGCGAGGCCCAGCTCAACGGCGCCTGTGCCCTGGTTTCCACCCATCGCCTGCGCCAGGAGTTCTACGGACTGCCGCCCGACCCGGCGCTCCTCCGCGACCGCCTGCTCAAGGAAGCCATCCACGAGCTGGGCCACACCCTCGAGCTTCAGCATTGCGACGACTACACCTGCGCCATGGCTGCCGCCCATGCCGTCGAGTGGATTGACCTCAGGTCCCCGGGCTTCTGCCAGCATTGCCGCGCCCGCATCCTCAGCCAGCAGGCGGAGAAACAATGGGTAAGCGCCCGTTGAGTTCTTCATCACCCGCCGTTGTGAATTGCAGCAGTCGCTAACCGACTGAACCTACTGCCCAGCCGTACCAATCTCCCGTCGTGCTCTTGTTGACGGCGTTGAGTTATTCAACAACGCGCCGTCAAGAATCGCCTCTTCCGCCCGCGCGATTTATGCAGAGAAGATTCTCTATTTCCTTTGTTTCGAGCGCGATGAACGCACCGCCCGCCTTGTGTCGCAGTCCTGGCCGCTCGCTTGCTTCTCTAAGGGTGGCAACTGTCACCGAGACGCTCGACAGCCGCCGGAGGTGCCTTATGGTTGTGCTACTCGTCATCGCCACGTTCGCAATCTTGTTGCTCATCGACTACCTGCGCAGCCCTCAACCGGTTCTCGCGCTGCAGCCGCGCCCAGCCGTTCCGCCCGCGCCGGAAGTTGCGGTGCCCCGTACGCGGCCGGCGCTGGTGAATGGTTTCTTTTTGCCGGAGAATCTCCGCTACCACCCCGGTCACGCCTGGGCGCTGAGCGAAGGCCCGCAACTGGTGCGCGTCGGCCTCGACGACTTCGCCGCGCGCCTCACCGGTAAGCTCGACCGCCTCACGCTCCCGCAGCGCGGCCAGTGGCTCCGCCAGGGCGAGAAAACCTGGACCCTGCACCGCGACGGTGCCGCCGTCGACATGGTTTCCCCCATCGAAGGCGAGGTCACCGACGTCAACCCGGCCCTTCTCCTCGATCCCGATCTGGCGCGGCGCGATCCCTACGGTGAAGGCTGGCTGCTCACCGTGAAGGCGCCCGATGCCAGGACCAGCTTCCGCAATCTGTTGGGCGGTTCGCTCGCCCGCTTCTGGATGGAGGATTCGGCCCGGCGCCTGCAGCGGCATGTGCCCGAGGCCCTGGGTGCTGTCGCACAGGACGGCGGCGTAGCTCTGGCCGACCTGACCACCCACATGCCCGATGCCCAATGGACCAGGCTGGCTCGCGAGTTCTTCCTCTCCTGAAGGAATCGCGGCCGATGCCGCCGCAACCGGGCAACCTCCGCCGCGCCGGTCGAAAACTCGACCGGCGCGGCCTGCGTGCCATCATGGCTCATCATCTCAGGCCTGCGATAATGCAAGCGCCGTGCTCTCTCATGGAACGTTCAGGTACTGTAGGTTCGTATCAGGGCACGGCTTCAGCCGTGCCGAAGCGCCTCTGAAGATTGGGGGCTTCAGCCCCAGGAAAGAAAGACACGAACGCCACGTGCACGACGTTCTGATCATCGGCGGCGGAATCGTCGGTCTCGCCACCGCTCTCGAAGTCACCCGCCGCCAACCCGCGCAGCCCGTCCTCGTCCTGGAGAAAGAGCCGCGCCTGGCCGCTCACCAGAGCGGCCGCAACAGCGGCGTCATCCACTCCGGCATCTACTACCGCCCCGGCTCGCTCAAAGCCAGGCTCTGTGTGGAAGGCGCGGCCGCCATGGTCGCCTTCTGCCGCGAGCACGGCATTCCCCATCGGGTCTGCGGCAAGCTCGTGGTCGCCACCGATTCCCAAGAAGCCGCCGCGCTCGGCGCCCTCTTTCGCCGCGGCAACGAAAACGGCGTGCCCGGCCTCGAGCTGGTCGGTCCTGAGCGCATCCGCGCCCTGGAGCCGCACTGTGCCGGAGTGGCAGCGCTCTACGTGCCCGGCGCCGCCATCACCGACTATGCAGCCGTCACGGAAAAATACGCCGAACTCGTCCGAGCCTCTGGCAGCGAAGTGCGCACCGGCGCGCGGGTCCATGCCATCCGCCGGCACAGCGGTCGGACCATCGTCGAAACCACCGCCGGCGAGTTCACCGCCCACCGGCTGATCAACTGCGCCGGCCTGCATTCCGACCGGGTGGCTCGCCTCGCCGGCGCCGACCCCGGCGTCATCATCGTGCCCTTCCGCGGCGAGTACTACCAACTGGTGCCGGAAAAGCGTGCCTTGGTCCGCGGACTCATCTATCCCATGCCCGACCCCAAGTACCCGTTTCTCGGAGTCCACCTCACCAGCCATCTCGACGGCCGCGTCACCGCTGGACCCAACGCTGTGCTGGCCCTTAAGCGCGAGGGTTATCGCAAGACCGATATCGATCCGGCCGACACCCTCTCACTCCTCAGCAGCGCAGCCTTCTGGCTGATGTGCGCGCGCTATTGGCCCGGCGGCCTCGACCAGATGTATCGCTCCTGGAGCAAGCGCGCCTTTACCCGCAAGCTGCAGCGGCTGCTGCCCGAGGTTCAGGAATCGGATCTCGTGCCGGACAAGACCGGTGTGCGCGCCCAGGCCGTGGACCGTGACGGGAAACTCGTGGACGATTTCCGTATCGTCCGCGACCAGACCATCATCCACGTCCTCAACGTCCCCTCGCCCGCCGCTACGGCATCGCTAGCCATAGGCAAAGTCATCGCGCAGATGCTGGACGAGATGGCCTGACCACGCCACACGTAAGTCGCCACACGAAAGCGTAGT
This portion of the Terriglobales bacterium genome encodes:
- a CDS encoding archease produces the protein MEHFEEIEHTADWAFRIRGRTLAELFLNAARAVCWPRGAAPQFEPSVMREVSVEGVDRETLLVNWLNELLYLQETKGEAYNRFEITEISETSLRARVEGRTREASDANPIKAVTFHDLRITEEKDGFEVTVVVDV
- a CDS encoding multidrug efflux RND transporter permease subunit — protein: MFVNFFIRRPVFATVCSLLIILAGATAIPRLPVAQYPVLAPPQVSVFANYTGANAQAVETSVTTLLEQAINGSEGMRYMSSTSGNDGSSSVTATFALDRNLDIAAVDVQNRASTVLGRLPAEVQTTGIGIFKNSGSFVLAVGVYSEDGRYDSQFISNYLDVYVRDPLKRVKGVGDVMIFGERKYAMRLWLDPLRLAKRKLTAGDVVAALREQNVQVAAGQVGQSPTIAGQQFQISVRAVGRLTEPSEFENIVLKRGEDGSLVQLRDVGRAELGAESYDSNLFYNGYPALGLGVMQLSNANALEVAAGVRQELDRLAKQFPPGLKYQIAFDTTAAVGQSIREVLKTLAEAIVIVILVIFLFLQTWRSTLIPAVTIPVSLIGTFAFAKLFGFSINTLTLFGITLATGLVVDDAIVVIENVERHIQEGMADARRATQVAMSEVTGAVIATSLVLVAVFVPVGFFPGTTGRLYQQFALTIAFSIALSAFNALTLSPALAALLLRRYHGTRNPLLNSFNQGLARATEAYSNLIPVLERRRLPVVVVFLIGLTAAYGVYQVVPTSFVPDEDQGWFMVLVQAPEGASLEYTTAVANQAGKILLQNPDVTGVFSVPGWSFGGAAPNRAMIFMNMKDIEERKGEGHSLAEVVNAVRGPLAGIREASVVPFPPPAIEGLGAYGGFQFQLQQTAAGSMEDMENALRGLIRKAGTRPELQGLFTTFSARDPQFLVEIDREKAKSLGVPFTEITSALQVYMGSRYVNDFDFNNRSYRVYVQADRQFRSQPRDLKQFYARAETGEMVPLDSLVRVKETTTASIVSHYNLFRTAEINGSAAPGYSSGQAIAAMEDVARESLPAGYSYEWTGLALEEIESGGQSLLLFALGLLVVYLTLSAQYESFVLPFIILLSVPMAILGALGAQWLRGLQNDVYCQVGLVMLIGLASKNAILIVEFAEQLQGRGLPLLEAAAAAARLRLRPILMTSVATIMGVMPLVFASGAGSAGRHSVGTTVAGGMIVSTFLNLFIIPVLYVIVRALLPLRRAHAHAVPETAD
- a CDS encoding efflux RND transporter periplasmic adaptor subunit, with the protein product MRFSWSQRRIVANAAWWCVLLALAGATVGCSRKAEGGGETGPQAVAVKVETATRERVPDFTEYIATLKSRRSAVIQPEVEGQITRIFVHSGSRVAAGAPLLEIDPRKQEATLTAQEANQRARRAALEYNRQELERRKQLFAAGVISQQELDQAQTAYDASKAEVDALEASVSEQKVQLRYYTVTAPAAGMIGDIPVRVGDRVNTDTVLTTLDEGGDLEAYISIPAEKASAVKPGTPVEIVMPGEQASVRTMTTFVSPRVEDVTQLLLIKAAVPNPQGRFRNDEVVRARVVWSEGERVLLPITAVQRVTGQTFAFVAESDGKQTVARQRAVRLGEIFGNRYVVLEGIQPGEKVIVTGVQMLADGVAVTAE
- a CDS encoding 4Fe-4S dicluster domain-containing protein, whose product is MGKAILYDATLCIGCRACEQACAEHNRLPYNEAIATEEITSEHKFTSILTRGENYMRRMCMHCQDPTCASVCPVGALRKTELGPVTYDESRCIGCRYCMVACPFSVPKYEWSKVLPGVRKCTMCADRVAAGLPTACTEACPTGATKFGDRDQLIAEARQRLADNPAQYVDHIFGLSEVGGTSVLMLAGVPFERFDMRSDFIQEPLPMLTYRVLSRIPDLVTVGSVLLGGVWWITHRRAEVAAAEGGDARSDGKKEKNP